In Engraulis encrasicolus isolate BLACKSEA-1 chromosome 15, IST_EnEncr_1.0, whole genome shotgun sequence, the following proteins share a genomic window:
- the cdkn1ba gene encoding cyclin-dependent kinase inhibitor 1Ba: protein MCVDVFYMWKMSNVRISNGSPTLERVDSRSTDHTKAPVCRNLFGPVDHDEFNKDCKKKMQEMTRASTETWNFDFAQNAPLSDGKFEWREVDGRAVPEFYTRPPRIRADSPNGVDLNGNHDLHTMYAAPPCASGGGRSADTDAGRSQQDISELCNPSRKRHASQESPRLSKRPNTSSGEVCRSRDTTLLEQTPSKSGPGHNHKR from the exons ATGTGCGTCGACGTTTTTTACATGTGGAAAATGTCAAATGTTCGTATTTCTAATGGAAGTCCAACGCTTGAAAGGGTGGATTCCAGGTCGACTGATCATACCAAGGCCCCCGTCTGCAGAAACCTTTTCGGACCTGTTGATCACGACGAGTTTAACAAGGAttgtaaaaagaaaatgcaggAGATGACAAGAGCATCCACCGAGACGTGGAATTTCGATTTCGCTCAGAACGCACCTCTTTCGGATGGCAAGTTCGAGTGGAGAGAAGTGGACGGCAGAGCTGTCCCCGAATTTTACACCAGACCACCTCGTATACGCGCAGATTCCCCCAACGGTGTGGATCTTAACGGGAATCACGATTTACACACCATGTATGCCGCTCCACCGTGTGCAAGTGGTGGAGGGCGCTCCGCGGACACTGACGCTGGCCGGAGCCAACAAGACATTTCAGAGCTTTGTAATCCTTCACGGAAACGACATGCAAGTCAAG AGTCTCCCCGCCTGAGTAAAAGACCCAACACAAGTTCAGGTGAAGTCTGTCGAAGTCGAGACACGACGCTCTTAGAACAGACACCCAGCAAATCTGGTCCAGGACATAATCACAAACGTTAG